From a single Raphanus sativus cultivar WK10039 chromosome 3, ASM80110v3, whole genome shotgun sequence genomic region:
- the LOC108844481 gene encoding nuclear transcription factor Y subunit B-8 encodes MAESQQAKSPGGGGGGESGGDQSPRSSSSHVREQDRFLPIANISRIMKRGLPANGKIAKDAKEIVQECVSEFISFITSEASDKCQREKRKTINGDDLLWAMATLGFEDYIDPLKVYLTRYREMEGDTKGSAKGGDANAKRDGQSSQNGQFSQLAHQASFSQAPYGNSQGQHMMVPMPGTD; translated from the exons ATGGCGGAGTCGCAGCAGGCAAAGAGTCCCGGAGGAGGCGGCGGCGGTGAGAGCGGCGGAGACCAAAGCCCAAGGTCGTCGTCGTCGCACGTGCGGGAGCAAGACAGGTTTCTACCGATTGCGAACATAAGCCGAATAATGAAAAGAGGGCTCCCTGCTAACGGTAAGATCGCCAAAGACGCCAAGGAGATTGTCCAGGAATGTGTCTCCgagttcatcagcttcatcaccTCCGA AGCGAGTGATAAGTGCCAAAGAGAGAAACGGAAGACCATCAATGGAGATGATTTGCTTTGGGCTATGGCCACTTTAGGTTTTGAAGACTACATCGATCCCCTCAAGGTTTACCTCACTAGATACAGAGAG ATGGAG GGTGACACAAAGGGATCAGCCAAAGGCGGGGATGCGAATGCAAAGAGAGATGGCCAATCAAGCCAAAATGGCCAG TTCTCGCAGCTTGCTCACCAAGCCTCTTTCTCACAAGCTCCTTACGGAAACTCTCAA GGTCAGCATATGATGGTTCCAATGCCGGGCACAGACTAG
- the LOC108847603 gene encoding probable LRR receptor-like serine/threonine-protein kinase At1g67720, giving the protein NFVSVVDKGRFVSLDCGGTEPFTDEFGLNWTPDDHLLYGSTAKISSLNETKTQYTTLRHFPADSRKYCYTLNVTSRNRYLVRATFLYGNFDSNNVYPKFDISLGATHWTTIVISEAATVETAELVFLASSPSVSVCLSNATTGQPFISTLELRQLNGSMYLTDFEDKFHLSVAARINFGAETEDPVRYPDDPYDRIWESDLLKKANYLVDVAAGTMRVSTTSPIENGAVMEKPPQKVMQTAVVGTNGSLTYRMNLEGFPGNGWAVTYFAEIEDLAEDESRKFRLILPDHPDYSKSIVDVKENTQRAYKVYEPGYKNISLPYVLNFRFAKTADSSRGPILNAMEISKYLEKSDGSVDATVMANVASLYSSTSWGQEGGDPCLPSPWSWVTCNSDPQPRVVAVKLSNMNLTGEVPTELTQLTGLAELMLDGNSLTGSIPDFSRCLNLKIIHLENNRLTGKIPSSLAKLPNLTELYLQNNMLMGKIPSSLTKNVISNFSGNINLREGGDKGKKLGVIIGASLGAIILLIVTIISLMCMCKLKKDKKMRKTSAELTTRPTHVQRASSTLSEAHGDAAHCFTLHEIEEATNKFEKRIGSGGFGIVYYGLTKEGKEIAVKVLANNSYQGKREFANEVTLLSRIHHRNLVQFLGYCQEEGRNLLVYEFMHNGTLKEHLYGVVPRDRRISWIKRLEIAEDAARGIEYLHTGCVPAIIHRDLKTSNILLDKHMRAKVSDFGLSKLAVDGTSHVSSIVRGTVGYLDPEYYISQQLTEKSDVYSFGVILLELISGQEAISNENFGVNCRNIVQWAKMHIDNGDIRGIIDPALAEDDYSLQSMWKIAEKALLCVKPHGNMRPSMSEVQKDIQDAIRMEKEALVGRGGVSDEFSRSSAHSSSFNMGGMRENYASIDESVLTPTPR; this is encoded by the exons AACTTTGTGTCTGTTGTTGATAAGGGCAGGTTTGTGAGCTTGGATTGTGGAGGTACAGAGCCATTCACCGATGAATTTGGACTTAACTGGACACCTGATGATCATCTCCTCTACGGATCAACCGCCAAGATATCTTCACTCAACGAAACTAAGACTCAGTACACGACTCTTAGACACTTCCCTGCTGATTCAAGAAAATACTGCTACACCCTCAATGTCACGAGCAGGAACCGTTACCTCGTGAGAGCCACTTTCCTCTACGGCAACTTCGACAGCAACAATGTGTATCCTAAATTCGATATCTCCCTTGGAGCCACTCACTGGACGACCATTGTTATCTCCGAAGCCGCCACTGTTGAAACGGCAGAGCTTGTGTTTCTGGCTTCTAGTCCTAGTGTCAGCGTTTGTTTGTCCAATGCCACGACGGGGCAGCCTTTTATATCGACACTTGAGCTTAGACAGTTGAATGGTTCGATGTATCTCACTGATTTTGAAGACAAGTTTCATCTCAGTGTTGCCGCACGGATAAACTTTGGTGCAGAAACTGAAGATCCTGTGAG GTATCCGGATGATCCTTATGATAGAATATGGGAATCAGATTTGCTAAAGAAGGCCAACTATCTTGTGGACGTTGCTGCTGGTACCATGAGAGTGTCAACCACATCGCCTATCGAGAACGGTGCCGTGATGGAGAAACCGCCGCAGAAGGTGATGCAGACGGCTGTGGTGGGAACAAACGGGTCCTTAACCTACAGGATGAATCTAGAGGGCTTCCCTGGTAATGGATGGGCGGTCACATACTTTGCTGAGATAGAGGATTTGGCTGAGGACGAGTCGAGGAAGTTCAGGTTGATTCTACCTGATCATCCTGACTACAGCAAATCTATTGTTGACGTCAAGGAGAACACACAGAGAGCGTACAAGGTCTACGAGCCTGGCTATAAAAACATATCACTTCCTTATGTGCTCAACTTCCGGTTCGCTAAAACGGCTGATTCCTCTAGAGGACCTATTCTGAATGCTATGGAGATTAGTAAGTACCTGGAGAAGAGTGATGGTTCGGTTGATG CGACTGTTATGGCTAATGTGGCATCTCTATATTCTTCAACCTCATGGGGTCAAGAAGGTGGTGACCCATGTTTACCTTCACCGTGGTCATGGGTGACGTGCAATTCGGATCCGCAGCCAAGAGTTGTTGCTGT AAAGCTGTCGAATATGAACTTGACTGGAGAGGTACCTACTGAACTGACACAGTTGACTGGTTTGGCTGAGTT AATGCTTGACGGGAACTCTTTGACAGGTTCAATACCGGACTTCTCTAGGTGTCTGAACCTGAAGATAAT TCACCTGGAGAACAACCGGCTAACAGGGAAGATCCCTTCCTCGTTGGCTAAGCTCCCAAATCTGACCGAACT GTACTTGCAGAATAATATGCTAATGGGAAAAATACCATCAAGCCTGACCAAAAACGTGATCTCCAA CTTCTCTGGGAACATTAATCTCAGAGAAGGTGGAGATAAAGGGAAGAAGCTCGGTGTCATAATTGGTGCCTCACTTGGTGCTATTATTCTGCTGATAGTCACCATCATCTCTCTCATGTGCATGTGCAAACTGAAGAAGgacaaaaagatgagaaaaacTTCAGCTGAGTTAACAACTCGTCCCACTCATGTTCAAAGAGCGTCATCTACCTTGAGCGAAGCTCACGGAGACGCTGCGCATTGCTTCACGCTCCACGAGATCGAGGAAGCTACAAACAAGTTTGAGAAGAGGATTGGATCAGGAGGTTTTGGGATTGTGTACTACGGGTTAACGAAAGAGGGGAAGGAGATTGCAGTGAAGGTTCTTGCTAATAACTCGTACCAAGGGAAGAGAGAGTTCGCAAACGAG GTTACGTTACTCTCAAGGATACATCATAGAAACCTTGTCCAGTTTCTTGGTTATTGCCAAGAAGAGGGAAGAAACTTGCTCGTGTATGAGTTCATGCACAACGGGACTTTAAAAGAGCATCTTTACG GTGTGGTACCACGAGACAGGAGAATCAGCTGGATCAAACGGCTTGAGATAGCAGAAGATGCAGCCAGAG GGATCGAGTATCTTCACACAGGGTGTGTTCCAGCGATCATACACAGGGATCTCAAGACAAGTAACATCTTACTTGATAAACACATGAGAGCAAAGGTTTCAGATTTCGGTTTGTCGAAACTCGCGGTTGACGGAACCTCGCATGTTTCCAGCATTGTCCGGGGCACAGTTGGATACCTAGACCCAGA GTACTATATATCGCAGCAGTTAACGGAGAAGAGTGACGTATATAGCTTTGGAGTCATTCTTCTTGAGCTTATATCAGGCCAAGAAGCCATATCTAATGAAAACTTCGGTGTCAACTGCAGGAACATAGTCCAATGG GCGAAGATGCATATAGACAACGGGGACATAAGAGGGATCATAGATCCAGCGCTAGCGGAGGACGACTACAGTCTCCAGTCAATGTGGAAGATCGCGGAGAAGGCGTTGCTGTGTGTGAAGCCACACGGGAACATGAGACCGTCCATGTCTGAGGTGCAGAAGGATATACAAGACGCGATAAGGATGGAGAAGGAAGCTTTGGTGGGAAGAGGAGGGGTGTCGGATGAGTTTTCAAGGAGCTCGGCGCATTCGTCGTCGTTCAACATGGGGGGGATGCGTGAGAACTATGCGTCTATTGATGAGTCTGTCTTGACGCCAACACCTCGGTAG